Proteins from a genomic interval of Lathamus discolor isolate bLatDis1 chromosome 11, bLatDis1.hap1, whole genome shotgun sequence:
- the PMEPA1 gene encoding protein TMEPAI isoform X3: MMVMVVVITCLLNHYKLSARSFISRHSQGRRRDENLSSEGSLWPSESTVSGNGITEQQIYTPRPSDRLAVPSFLQRDRFNRFQPTYPYMQHEIDLPPTISLSDGEEPPPYQGPCTLQLRDPEQQMELNRESVRAPPNRTIFDSDLIDNSVYGGPCPPSSNSGISATCYGSNGRMEGPPPTYSEVIGHYPGSTFYQHQQNNNGMPSILEGSRLHHSQLNGLESTTAWNKEKEKQKGHPF, encoded by the exons atgatggtgatggtggtggtgatcACGTGTCTGCTGAACCACTACAAACTCTCTGCGCGATCCTTCATCAGCCGGCACAGCCAGGGGAGGCGGAGGGACGAGAACCTCTCATCA GAAGGAAGCCTGTGGCCTTCGGAAAGCACCGTGTCAGGGAATGGAATAACAGAG cAGCAAATCTACACCCCGAGACCCAGCGACCGCCTGGCAGTGCCATCCTTCCTGCAGAGGGACCGCTTTAACCGATTCCAGCCAACCTACCCCTACATGCAGCACGAGATCGACCTGCCTCCCACCATCTCGCTGTCGGATGGCGAAGAGCCCCCCCCATACCAGGGAccctgcacactgcagctgcgGGACCCCGAGCAGCAAATGGAGCTCAACAGAGAGTCGGTCCGGGCCCCCCCCAACAGAACCATCTTTGACAGTGACTTGATAGATAACTCCGTGTACGGGGGGCCGTGCCCCCCCAGCAGTAACTCTGGCATCAGTGCGACCTGCTATGGGAGCAATGGTAGGATGGAGGGACCGCCGCCGACGTACAGCGAGGTGATAGGGCACTACCCAGGGTCGACGTTTTACCAGCACCAGCAGAACAACAACGGCATGCCTTCCATCTTGGAGGGCAGCAGACTCCATCATTCGCAACTCAATGGCCTTGAGAGCACAACTGCGTggaacaaagagaaagagaaacaaaaagggcaccccttttaa